One segment of Pseudobythopirellula maris DNA contains the following:
- a CDS encoding AAA family ATPase translates to MLQEFRQHRFVMQEELQKVIIGQDAVIEQIFAAIFTRGHCLLEGVPGLAKTLMVSTLARILDLEFKRIQFTPDLMPSDITGTNVLDEDEQGKRSFRFVEGPIFTNILLADEINRTPPKTQAALLEAMQERQVTVGQTTYDLPSPFFAIATQNPIEQEGTYPLPEAQLDRFMFNIKVDYPSKDEEEKILAATTRGDKPTVNKVLSGKAILNVQKLVGSVAVSEYAIQYAAALVRATRPRDDSAPKFVQELVDWGAGPRAGQYLIHGGKALAAMDGRFSVAIEDIQKIALPVLRHRVGANFQAQAEGQTTEDIIERLLKEVPTPEIPKFSN, encoded by the coding sequence GTGCTGCAGGAGTTCCGCCAGCACCGCTTCGTGATGCAGGAGGAGCTGCAGAAGGTCATCATCGGCCAAGACGCCGTGATCGAGCAGATCTTCGCCGCCATCTTCACCCGCGGCCACTGCCTGCTGGAGGGCGTGCCGGGGCTGGCCAAGACGCTGATGGTCTCGACGCTCGCGCGCATCCTGGACCTCGAGTTCAAGCGGATCCAGTTCACCCCCGACCTGATGCCCTCGGACATCACCGGCACGAACGTGCTGGACGAGGACGAGCAGGGCAAGCGCTCGTTCCGGTTCGTCGAGGGGCCGATCTTCACCAACATCTTGCTGGCCGACGAGATCAACCGCACCCCGCCCAAGACCCAGGCCGCGCTCTTGGAGGCGATGCAGGAGCGGCAGGTCACGGTGGGCCAAACGACCTACGACCTGCCGTCGCCGTTCTTCGCGATCGCCACGCAGAACCCGATCGAGCAGGAGGGGACCTACCCGCTGCCCGAGGCGCAGCTCGACCGGTTCATGTTCAACATCAAGGTCGACTACCCGAGCAAGGACGAAGAGGAGAAGATCCTCGCCGCCACCACCCGCGGCGACAAACCGACGGTGAACAAGGTCCTCTCCGGCAAAGCGATCCTCAACGTGCAGAAGCTCGTCGGTTCGGTCGCGGTGAGCGAGTACGCCATCCAATACGCCGCCGCGCTGGTGCGGGCCACCCGCCCGCGCGACGACTCGGCCCCCAAGTTCGTTCAAGAACTCGTCGACTGGGGCGCCGGCCCCCGGGCCGGCCAGTACCTGATCCACGGCGGCAAAGCGCTCGCCGCGATGGACGGCCGGTTCAGCGTGGCGATCGAAGACATCCAGAAGATCGCGCTGCCGGTGCTGCGTCACCGCGTCGGCGCCAACTTCCAAGCCCAAGCCGAGGGGCAAACGACCGAGGACATCATCGAGCGGCTACTCAAAGAGGTGCCGACGCCGGAGATTCCGAAGTTCTCGAATTAA